Below is a genomic region from Spiroplasma endosymbiont of Dioctria linearis.
TTTAAAAGGGAAGGTAAAACAGTTATTATAACTGTTCACAATATAGATGAAATAGCTGATATTATTGATGACTATTTGATTATTGATTCTGGAAAAATTGTATTCCAAGGATCAGCTGAGGAATTAAATATCTATACTAAATATAAAATATTTTTCTTTGATAATATAGATTATAAAAGAATGAAATTATTTTTAGATAAAAAAAACATTAGGTCATTTAAATATGATTTTGAAGAAAAGTCATTAGTTTTTGCAACAAATAATGCAAAAGAAATAAACTGAATTTTTTTATACTTATTAAAAGAATCAATTCCTATTTTTAATTTAATTAAATTACCAATTAATATGGACTCAATTTTTAAAGCAATTGAGAGTAAATAAAGTAGCTAATGGAATTCTAATTAAAGATTTTCTTGCTTCCTTTAAATGTAGATAATAAGCTATTATGTCCCAAAATACAAGATTTATCTAATAAAAGATCTTGTATTTTTTCTTTTTCTATCAAAAAAATATCAGTTAGTTGCTTTTCATGGAGAGTCAATTTTGGATATTTTAGTAGTTTCAAATTCTTCATTAGATAGTGTTTTTATACTTCCATGTAAGCGTTCAACTTCAACTTGAATAAGATTGTAAATGTCATTTCCAATTAGTGCATAATACTTCTTATTTATCGTTTCCATAACCATTACTTTTAACTTTGGCTTAAAGTAAATTGGAGTAAAGTTCTTACAAATAAATCACTTAGTTTTTTTAAAACTGATACTATGACCACTATCAATAATTCTTTCACTTCGATATGAGAAAACAATATCTTCATCTTGATCAAATTTTCTAGTTACTTATTCTAATTGGTCTAAGGGCATTGAAAAATCTTGGTTGTATTCCTGAATAAGATGGGGTAAATAATTATTTAACTACTCAATATTTTTTAAATCTGAGAGTCTAATTATTTGAGGTCATCTTCTTTGTAATGTTCCAAAAGTTCTTTCGACTAATGCTTTTTCTTGGGGGATTGATGTTGTTTTTGTATTTATTCCTAAAGAGTGAAAAATAAATTGTAATTTTGTATTTGAAACACTATTACCAAAATGGTCACGCTTATTTTTACTACTAAAAACATTGCGATTATCACTAACATTTAGTTTTGGTAAACCATAATTTTTAAAGCTTTTTTATAGATATTATAATAACTTTCAGTAGTTTCTTGCTCTCTGAAATAGCCTGCCAAAATCCTTTTACTGCTTTATCAATAACAATATACAAATGACATTTTAAGCTCTTAATTCATTGATGATTTGAAGCATCAGTTTCGTAGATTTCTCCAAACTTTACAATTTTCTTTTGCGTAGGATGCGGTTTGCTTGTTATAATTGAATTTGAAAGATACTCGCTTGTTAAATTTTCTTGGTTTGCTACCTTTAAATTTTTACGAATATCTTTTTTGTTTTTCTGTTAAGAGTCTCAATTAAAATATTTTCTTCTATTAATATGTGCCTAATTGCAGAGTGACTTATTTTCTTTTTTCAATTTAGTTCTCAATAATGTTTAATACTAAAGTCATAATATTTTGTTTGAAATAATTCAATTATTTCATCTTTGAATATTTGTTGAAGTTTATTTACAGGTATTTTTATGAATAAAAGCTTTTGCTCCAATTTCTTGATATTCTTTAAGTTTTCTTCTTGTGTGTCTGACACTATAACTTAATTTAAAGGCTGTATTTTTAATAGAGTCTTTTCTTAAAGATAATTGCTTAATTAATCTTAATTGTTCTTGTTTCATGATATTTAATAGTAGTCCTTTCATAAAACCTCCATTTATTGATTATAAACGAGGACAAAGTCGCTTGTTAATATGTAGGGACATAATCGCTTATTACTCATAGTAAAATTATGTAGGCCCCTTTTTGTTGATAAATGCTACATTTTTAATATATAATTAATTTATCCTAATCTAATAGTATTAGGAAAAAAGGGGAAATAAAAATATGAAAAAATTATTAAGTTTATTAGGAGCAGTCAGCATTGCTGCATCAACTAGTGCAACTGTAGTTGCATGTGGAGAAACTGAGCCACCAGTTGAACCTATAAAACCAGATTATGATCAGATTTTTTTAAATTTAGAACAAGAAGTTAATAAGATTTTTTCAAATCACTTATCAAGTAACGTCTCAAAATTACTATATGTGGTTGAAAGTTTTGAACAAAACCATTTGAACTATGCTTTTTTAAATTATAAGAATCTAGAAAAACTATTAAATGAGTCAAATGAAGGTAAAGGATCTTTTGAAGGTTCAGAAGAAAAAAAATTATTGTTAGAAGAGGACCTTAAAAGTATTTTAAATTTATCTGATTTAGAAAATGAATTAAATGAATTAAAAAATGATATTGATAATGGTTATTCATATTATTTAAATAATATTGATAATGTTTTTGATGGAATTAAAATTAAAGATAATTATGAAATTAAAGTGTTAGACGGGAAAGTGGAGGAAGAAAAAGTATATCAGTTTATAGTTGAAATAGATTTTAATTGAAAATATAAAAAAAATGACATTGAACAAATTAAATCTTATACAGGATATAATCTAGTGTTTTCAATGACTAATGATAAAGTATTTTCTAAGTCAATTGAAAATTTTTTAGGTACTTATAAAAAAGCTATATTTGAAAATAAAAGTAGTGTAATGCACTTTACAAATGACACATTTAATTGAAAACAAAATGAAGCTTTTAAATTTAAAGATGATGATTTTATAAATTATGTAAAAACTGATGAAATTTTAAAGAATAAAATAATTAAAGGTGAATTACAAAATATATTAAACTCGTCATCTGGAGAGCAATTTAAATTAAATTTAGTTGCGGATTATGCAACTCTTGCAAAAGAAAATAGTTTAAAGGTAGCTGGGAATTTTAATAATTCAGAAGTTATAATATTATCAGGAAGTGTTGATGAAAATTATTTAATGGTGCAAAATTATATTTTGGGTAATGATCAGAGTTATAATAATATTCTAGATGTACAAAAGCTAGTGCAAACTTGAATGTCTAAATCTATATCTTTTAAATCATTTAATAATAAGTATGAAGAATTTTTAAAAGATTTAAAATTAAATGAATCACTAGATGCAGCAAATGTTTTGGAGTATGGATACATCTCCTTAACAAATGTTGCAATTGGATATAACAATGATTTATTTACTCTGCCCGATATTGATTTACCATTTGAATATTCAGCTATTAACTCAAAGTCGGCAACAACTTTAGCAAATGTTTTAAATAATTCAATCAAAGCTTTTCACAAAATATATAATGTTAAAGATATAAGTGGTTCTAAAAATGATATGAATACTTTGTCTTCATTTGATCCAAAAAGTACTGACTATGACTTATGAAAATATATTGAAGATAACTATTCAAAAAATAAATCTATAACAACAGAGGAACTTGGGAAAATAATGAATGGAAGTTTTGATGGTTCTAAATTAAATCAAGCCATTTTAAATGAAGCAAGTATTAGTGATTTTACATTAAAAATAAGAAGTGATTATAATTTTTTCTATGATGGTTATGGAATTAAAACAGATGCTATACCTTCTACAAGTGGAAAAAAAGATGTGCAAGTAAGATTAGGATGATTTTCTGTGCAATTAAATTACATTAATAATGACATTAAAAAAGAATCAAAAATTAGCAGTATTTTTGATAATTCAACAGACAGTTATATATTTAAAAAATAAATAAATGTAAAATTTATTTTAATATAATGCAATTTTAAAACAGAATTGACAACCTTAAAAAGAGTAAAACTCTCAATATAAAGGTTGTTTTTTTATGTCAAAAGCCATATTTTTCCCCTTATAATAAATGATATTTTTGAATAAATTATTAATTATTATTACTAGTTATTTTATTTTTAGCTAAGTTTATTTAATAACAATCAAGATAAATTCAATTAAATATTAGAAGCACATTTTATTAGTTTCATATATAATTTTAAGTGGTGATAACATGAAACAATATTTAGATTTAGTAAGTGAAGTTTTAAAAACTGGTGAAAAGAGATTAGATCGAACAAATACTGGAACTATTTCAAAATTTGGAACCCAATCAAGATATGATTTGCGAGAGGGTTTTCCACTAGTTACAACTAAAAAGGTATTTTTTAAAGCAATAGTACATGAAATTCTTTGATTTATTAGTGGAGACACTAACATTAAATATTTAGTTGATAATAAAGTAAATATTTGAAATGAATGACCCTATGAAATTTATAAAAAATCTAAAGATTTTAAGAATGAAACTTTAGAAGAATTTGTTGATAAAATTAAGGAAAGTAAAAGATTTGCAGATAAATATGGAGAATTAGGTCCTGTTTATGGAAAGCAATGAAGAGACTTTAATGGAGTAGATCAATTTAAAAATTTAATTACTGATATTAAACAAAATCCTTTTTCAAGAAGACATATAATCTCTGCTTGAAATCCAGCAGAGGTCAATCAAATGGCTCTGCCTCCATGTCACTCATTATTTCAATTCTATGTATCAAAAGACGGCTTTTTAGATTTACAACTTTATCAAAGAAGTGGTGATATATTTTTAGGAGTGCCTTTTAATATTGCTAGTTATTCTTTATTATTAGAACTTATTGCAAATGAGTGCAATTTACAAGCACGTTATTTTATTCATACAATTGGTGATGCACATATCTATTCCAATCATGTTGAGCAATTACATTTGCAATTAACAAGAGAGCCAAAAAAATTGCCAGCATTAATAATTTATTCAAGCAATAAATCAATTTTTGATATTAAATTTGATGATATTATTTTAAAAGATTATGAAAGTCATCCAGCTATAAAAGGAGTTGTGGCCGTTTAATGATTTCTTTAATATGAGCTCAAAGCAAAAATAAGGTTATTGGAAAAGATGATAAATTACCTTGAAATATCAAAGAGGAAATGCAACATTTTATTAATTATACAAAGGGCAAAACTATCTTAATGGGTAGAAATACATGGGAGTCGCTTTCAAAGAAACCTTTACCAAATAGAAAAAATATTTTAATTACTTCAAGAGAATTAGAAAAGGGTTATAATAATTTAGAAGTATATAATAATTTAGAAGAAGTTCTAAAAAAATATAAAACATGTGAGGAAGAACTTGTAATTATTGGAGGCTCTCAAATTTACAAAAGTGCATTAGACTACACGGATAAATTAGTAGTTAGCATTATAAAAGAAGAGTATCAGGGCAATGTTTTTGCTCCGCAATGAGATGAAAGTTTTTTTAAACTAATCGATAAGAAAGAGTTTGATGAATTTACAACTTATTTTTATGAAAGGTAACATCTATGCAAGAATTAGAAGAAAAAAAAGAAGTTAAATTAAAAAATGAAATTGAATCAAAAAAAGAAGTTAAATCAAAAAATGAAATTGCAACTCAAGAAGATAAAGATAAAAAAGAAATGGCTTATGTAAGTAAGTGAAGACTATTTACAAATGCTTGAAGTATTTGAAGAGTAACAGCAAAAGCAAAAAAAATAACAAGAAAAATAAAGCAAGATCCTAACTTATATTCTGAAGAGTGAAGATATAACTGAGTTAAAAAGAAAATTAGAAAAGTTTTAAAAATTGCTAATGTACAAATTGATGTAATTGGAATTGAAAACTGATTAGATCGTGGAATAGTATTGGCTCCAAATCATCAATCAAATTTAGACTCAATTTTAATGTTAGCAATTAATGATTTTTCATTACAACAACCTGTCGCTTTTATAGCAAAACAAGAATTATGAAAAACTAAAATATTTAAGCATTTTATGAATTTAACTGATAATGTTCCTTTAGATCGCAATAACCCAAGAAGTGCATTGAGTGCTATGAAAGAGGCAAAAGAATTAATTTCTGATTATAAAAGATCAGTTGTAATTTTTCCAGAAGGGACTCGTAGTGCAAAACAAGAACCAGAAGAGTTTATGGCAGCAAGTATGAAATTAGCACAGATGGCATATGTGCCAATTGTGCCAGTTTCAATAATTGATTCTTATAAATTATTTCAAAAAAGAGAGCATGGTAGATTTGTTATTAAAGTGGTTTTTGGAAAGCCAATGATGCCAGAAAAATTTATTTCACTTAAAACTGAAATGTTAACAAAAAATGTGCAAAAAGAAGTAGAAAAAAATATCAATTTATATAAAGATTGAGATCCTAAAAAATTAGGTCTTAAACCAAAAAAAATAGATAAAAAAAATAGAACTAATTTTTATTAATTTATATAAGTAGGAGAGATAAGAATGAATTTTGCAGAAATCATCAATAAAAAGAAAAATAAAATAGAATTAACTTCTCAAGAAATTTTTTGAGTGGTTAATTCTTTTGTTAATAATACATTAAAAGATTATCAAATGGCAGCATTTAATATGGCAATTTGGTTTAATGGAATGAGCTCATCTGAAATTGCCAATTTTACACAAGCAATGATTAATTCAGGAATTACTTACAATTTAGATGATGTAGTAGGGTTGAAAGCCGACAAGCATTCAACTGGAGGAGTTGGTGATAAAACAAGTCTTATCTTTTCTCCACTAGTTGCTAAGTTTGGAGTAAAGGTTGCAAAATTATCAGGACGAGGTTTGGGACAAACTGGAGGAACAATTGATAAACTTGAAAGTTGTCCAGGATGAACTGGAGAAATTAGTGAAGAAAAGTTTAAAGAAATTTTAAATACGGTTGGAATGTCAATTATGAGTCAGTCAAGTGATATTGTTCCTGCTGATAAGAAATTATATGCCTTAAGAGATGTTACTGGTACAGTAGATTCAATTCCTTTAATAGCTTCAAGTATTATGTCAAAAAAACTTGTAATCCCTGCTGATAGCATTATTTTAGATGTAAAAATGGGTAGTGGAGCTTTTATGAAGGATTTAGCTAGTGCTATTGCCTTATCTAAAGCAATGATAACAATTGGAAAAGAACACAAGAGAAATGTTAGTGTTATGATTACAAATATGGATCAACCTTTAGGAAGAGCTATTGGTAATGCAATTGAAGTTAAAGAAGCTTGAGATACATTAAATGGAAAAGGACCACAAGATTTAGTTGAATTATGTGTAACTGCAGCTGGTCTAACTTTAGTTCAAAATAAGGTTTTTAAAGACCTAAAAACAGCTAAAATTGAATTAACTAAGGTTTTAAACGATAAGAGTGCTGCTTACTTGCTTAGAGACTTTATAGAGGCTCAAAATGGCGATTTTAGTGTTATATTAGACTATGAAAAAAATTTCTCAACAAAACATGTAATTGAAATTAAGGCAAAAAAAGATGGTTATATTGCATTTTCTTCAGCAGATGAACTAGGTTATCTTTCAATGCATTTAGGAGCAGGTAGAGCTACTAAAGAAGAAGAAATAGATTTTGCTGCAGGGATTTACTTAAATAAAACTACAAATGAGTTTGTTAAATCTGGAGAAATTGTAATGACACTATATACAAATAGAGATGATATAAAAGCTTTTAAACAAAAGGCACAAGATTTAATTTTAATAAAAGATAAGGCTCAAAATGAAAAGCTGATTTTAAAATTATTAACTAATGAGAATATCTAATATTTTGAAATTTCCATTTAATAACCATTGAAATTTAATAAAATTTAAAATATAATAAATAAGTCTGGAATAGTTTTAAAAATCATTAGCCCATAATGTTTATTTAGCCCTATCAAATGAACATAATTATTTAGATTTATAATATTAGCTATTCTAGAAGTTTTAAATAAGTGCTCCGCCCAGAGTGCTTTTTTTTATTTCTTTTGAAAAAATATTGACTTTATATTCTATTTTTTTGTATAATTGAAAAGGTTCTTACTTTTACAAAAAAAGGATAATTGCTGACTTAGCTCAGTTGGTAGAGCAATTGACTAGTAATCAATAGGTCGAAGGTTCAACTCCTTTAGTCAGCACCACAATTTTATATTTTATATCTATGGGGAGTTAGCGAAGTGGCTAAACGCGGGTGGCTGTAAACCATCTCCTTACGGTTCGGCGGTTCGAATCCGTCACTCCCCACCAGTAATTGGGCTATAGCCAAGCGGTAAGGCAAGGGACTTTGACTCCCTCATGCGCCGGTTCGAATCCTGCTAGCCCAGCCATTTATTTTTATTATTAACGTCTCGTTAGCTCAGTCGGTAGAGCAACTGGCTTTTAACCAGTGGGTCATAAGTTCAAGTCTTATACGGGACACCATTTATTTTTATTATTAATCCCCGGGTGGCGGAATTGGTAGACGCACTGGACTTAAAATCCAGCGACTTTAAGCGGTCGTGCCGGTTCAAGTCCGGCCCCGGGGACCATTATTACGGACTTGATTAAAAAAGCACTTTATAAGTGCTTTTTTTATTTCTCTAATTTAAATTTAATTTATACCTTTATAATATGAATATATAAAAATAAAAGAGAATAAAGCAATGAAAAATTTTTTAACTCTATTTGCAATTATAGGTTTAATTTCTTCTACAAGTACTATGGCAATATCGTGTGAAGAGAAAAATCCAAACATAGTAAAAATATATGATTACAATGGAAAACTTGTTGATAAAGTCGATAAGACTACTGTTAAGGGATGATATTGTTTTGGAATGCAATCTAGCAAGTCAAGTTATCTTATAATACGTTTTAAAAGTGGAGAAGAAGAATCTATAAAAGAATACGGGCAATTAGCTGGAGAAGTGGATTGATGAAATATCTATTTATTTAAATTAATTTGAGATATAGATATTGAGCTTTAAATTTAAGAATATGTTTTATAAATAAAAAAATCTTCTAAATTTAGAAGATTTTTTTATTTATTTTTTAAACTATTAAATGAATAACTATTTATTAAATCATCTTGTTCAATTAAGTAGTTAAAATTATATGTATTTGCTATTTCTTCTCCTGGATCGGTTCCTGGTCCCTCTGGATCTGGTGCTTCTGGATCTGGTGCTTCTCCTCCACCAGTTGATTGTCCTTTATTGACTTTATCAATAAATACTGTTTCTTGATCACTGTTATTCATTGCAATGATAAATGGTTCAAATAATTCATCAATTATTTTTTCTGTTCATCCTTGTTCTGATGAACCAAAACCAACTTCTCAAGATACTAATTTACCATTTCTAATAATAATAAACATTGGTACACCGTTATTATTATTAAAATAAGTTTTTACTTTCTTTTTAGATTCATTGTATGCAATTTTATCGCTTATTCCAGTATTTCCAAAAACCTTAGTTTTATAAATTTCAGTTACTTCTTCAATCATTCAATCTAAGATATTTTTACTTCATTTTTCATTGAATTTATTTTGAACTTCTTCTGTTTTAAATTCTCTGAAATCAACTTTATTATTTAATTTTTCACCATAAGCTGTCATTGAATCTGGATAACTTGGTCCTTGATTAACAACTTTTTGTTCATAACTTGTATTTAATTCATTCATTTTTGAATCAAATTTATCACTATAATCTTTTTTAGCATTATCAAAGTCCATACAATGTGGACAATCATCTGCTCCCATATATAAGATAAATGACTCTTTATTGTCAATTCAACCTTTAAATTCATTAAATTTTTTGTTTGAACTACAAGAAATAACTGCTAATGTTGATGTTCCAACTAATGCTGTTGATGAAATTATATTAAGTAATTTTCTCACTTTTCTCACTCCTAAATTACTATTATTATTTTACACATATTTAAGCATTATTACTTTATTTATTAAAAAAATCCTAAAGATAAATATTTTTAAAAATTGGTATAATTTGGTTAATCATAAAAAAAAATTTTTTAAGGAGAATATATGAAAGATAAATATATTGAATTTGCAGAAATTTTTAAAACTCTTGGAGATCCAACAAGATTGCAAATAATAAATATGATCTGCGATTGTGGATGTAGTAAGTGCGCACAAAATATTTTAGATAATTTAAACATAACACAACCAACATTAAGCTATCATATGAAGGTGCTTGAAAAGGTGGGTTTGATTACTTCTATCAAAGAAAAGAATTCTAAAATATATAAAATTAATAATCCAGTAATTGACCAATTAAAACTGTTTGTTTCTGAAATGCAAATTGAAAAAAGTCTACTATTTTGTTCAAACTGTAATGAAAAAAAATAGAGTTCTTTTTTACAAGAACTCTATCTTTTATTTTCC
It encodes:
- a CDS encoding lipoprotein translates to MKKLLSLLGAVSIAASTSATVVACGETEPPVEPIKPDYDQIFLNLEQEVNKIFSNHLSSNVSKLLYVVESFEQNHLNYAFLNYKNLEKLLNESNEGKGSFEGSEEKKLLLEEDLKSILNLSDLENELNELKNDIDNGYSYYLNNIDNVFDGIKIKDNYEIKVLDGKVEEEKVYQFIVEIDFNWKYKKNDIEQIKSYTGYNLVFSMTNDKVFSKSIENFLGTYKKAIFENKSSVMHFTNDTFNWKQNEAFKFKDDDFINYVKTDEILKNKIIKGELQNILNSSSGEQFKLNLVADYATLAKENSLKVAGNFNNSEVIILSGSVDENYLMVQNYILGNDQSYNNILDVQKLVQTWMSKSISFKSFNNKYEEFLKDLKLNESLDAANVLEYGYISLTNVAIGYNNDLFTLPDIDLPFEYSAINSKSATTLANVLNNSIKAFHKIYNVKDISGSKNDMNTLSSFDPKSTDYDLWKYIEDNYSKNKSITTEELGKIMNGSFDGSKLNQAILNEASISDFTLKIRSDYNFFYDGYGIKTDAIPSTSGKKDVQVRLGWFSVQLNYINNDIKKESKISSIFDNSTDSYIFKK
- a CDS encoding thymidylate synthase yields the protein MKQYLDLVSEVLKTGEKRLDRTNTGTISKFGTQSRYDLREGFPLVTTKKVFFKAIVHEILWFISGDTNIKYLVDNKVNIWNEWPYEIYKKSKDFKNETLEEFVDKIKESKRFADKYGELGPVYGKQWRDFNGVDQFKNLITDIKQNPFSRRHIISAWNPAEVNQMALPPCHSLFQFYVSKDGFLDLQLYQRSGDIFLGVPFNIASYSLLLELIANECNLQARYFIHTIGDAHIYSNHVEQLHLQLTREPKKLPALIIYSSNKSIFDIKFDDIILKDYESHPAIKGVVAV
- a CDS encoding dihydrofolate reductase; the encoded protein is MISLIWAQSKNKVIGKDDKLPWNIKEEMQHFINYTKGKTILMGRNTWESLSKKPLPNRKNILITSRELEKGYNNLEVYNNLEEVLKKYKTCEEELVIIGGSQIYKSALDYTDKLVVSIIKEEYQGNVFAPQWDESFFKLIDKKEFDEFTTYFYER
- a CDS encoding lysophospholipid acyltransferase family protein, which translates into the protein MQELEEKKEVKLKNEIESKKEVKSKNEIATQEDKDKKEMAYVSKWRLFTNAWSIWRVTAKAKKITRKIKQDPNLYSEEWRYNWVKKKIRKVLKIANVQIDVIGIENWLDRGIVLAPNHQSNLDSILMLAINDFSLQQPVAFIAKQELWKTKIFKHFMNLTDNVPLDRNNPRSALSAMKEAKELISDYKRSVVIFPEGTRSAKQEPEEFMAASMKLAQMAYVPIVPVSIIDSYKLFQKREHGRFVIKVVFGKPMMPEKFISLKTEMLTKNVQKEVEKNINLYKDWDPKKLGLKPKKIDKKNRTNFY
- a CDS encoding thymidine phosphorylase, whose translation is MNFAEIINKKKNKIELTSQEIFWVVNSFVNNTLKDYQMAAFNMAIWFNGMSSSEIANFTQAMINSGITYNLDDVVGLKADKHSTGGVGDKTSLIFSPLVAKFGVKVAKLSGRGLGQTGGTIDKLESCPGWTGEISEEKFKEILNTVGMSIMSQSSDIVPADKKLYALRDVTGTVDSIPLIASSIMSKKLVIPADSIILDVKMGSGAFMKDLASAIALSKAMITIGKEHKRNVSVMITNMDQPLGRAIGNAIEVKEAWDTLNGKGPQDLVELCVTAAGLTLVQNKVFKDLKTAKIELTKVLNDKSAAYLLRDFIEAQNGDFSVILDYEKNFSTKHVIEIKAKKDGYIAFSSADELGYLSMHLGAGRATKEEEIDFAAGIYLNKTTNEFVKSGEIVMTLYTNRDDIKAFKQKAQDLILIKDKAQNEKLILKLLTNENI
- a CDS encoding lipoprotein; its protein translation is MRKLLNIISSTALVGTSTLAVISCSSNKKFNEFKGWIDNKESFILYMGADDCPHCMDFDNAKKDYSDKFDSKMNELNTSYEQKVVNQGPSYPDSMTAYGEKLNNKVDFREFKTEEVQNKFNEKWSKNILDWMIEEVTEIYKTKVFGNTGISDKIAYNESKKKVKTYFNNNNGVPMFIIIRNGKLVSWEVGFGSSEQGWTEKIIDELFEPFIIAMNNSDQETVFIDKVNKGQSTGGGEAPDPEAPDPEGPGTDPGEEIANTYNFNYLIEQDDLINSYSFNSLKNK
- a CDS encoding metalloregulator ArsR/SmtB family transcription factor, whose amino-acid sequence is MKDKYIEFAEIFKTLGDPTRLQIINMICDCGCSKCAQNILDNLNITQPTLSYHMKVLEKVGLITSIKEKNSKIYKINNPVIDQLKLFVSEMQIEKSLLFCSNCNEKK